From the Rhizomicrobium palustre genome, the window CGACTCTTTGCATCTTGAGCAGCATCACGATGCCACCGGGCATTTCGGCTATCTGGAAGCCATCGATGATATCGAAGTGTTTCGTGCACTTCTTTCCACCGCGGAAAACTGGCTGAAGGCGCAAGGCATGCAGCGCGTGCTGGGGCCGGTGAGCTTTCAGATGTGGGATGAGCCCGGCCTTTTGGTGGAAGGCTTCGACACCCCGCCCAAAGTGCTGATGGGCCATCACCTGCCCTATTATCAGCACCGCATCGCCGACGCCGGATACGAGAAGGCTGAGGATGTGCTGGCTTATGAATACCCCCTGCAGGAGCCATTTGCACCCGATCTTCAGCGCATTCTGAAAAGGACGGAACGCAAGGCCGATCTCGTCTTCCGGCCCATTCGCATGGACAAGGCCAATTTCCCCAAGGACGTGGCGATGATCCGTGACATCATCAATGACGCCTGGGCCGAGAATTGGGGTTTTGTACCGATGACGGAAGCCGAGGTCGAAGAGATCGCAACCCTGTTCAAGGTTTTTCTCAAGCCGGACGCGTTAGTCTTCGGCGAGCATAATGGCGAAGCTATTGGTGTCGGCCTGATGCTGCCTAACATCAACGAAGCCATCCACGACCTGAAAGGCAAGCTCTTTCCCTTCGGCATCTTCAAGATGCTCTATCGTTTGAAGTTCAAGGGTGTGAAGGCGGGTCGTTTGGCGCTGATGGGAATCCGGCGCAAATATTGGGGCACGCCGGTTGGTGCCCTCGTCTCTATGCGCATGATCGAGAACTGCCAAAAGAGCGAACTCGTCCGCAACGCCGAGGTTGGCGAAGTTTCATGGATATTGGATTCCAACGAGCGCATCAAAGCGATGATCACCGCCTTCGGCTGCAAGCAGAACAAGCGCTATCGCATTTTCCAGAAGGTCCTCTGAGGCCTTCACCCCAGAAACGCCAAAGGCCCCGGACATCCGGGGCCTTTTGTATTTCAGCTATAAATCGTGATTAGGCCAGTTCCGGCGCAGGCGATTTGGAGAGCGACGCAGAGAAGCTGCGCAGCGTTTCAACCGTACGATCGATCTCTTCGAAGCTGTGGCGCGCCGAGATGAAGAAGCGAATGCGCGGCAGGCCCTTGGGTACGCCCACCTGCACGATTGGCGGCGCATAGATGCCGTTCTTGAGGAGATGATCCGACGCCATCATGGTCGTCTTCATGTCCGGGAAGTGGATCGGCACAATGGCATAGCCTTCGGCGGGGCCCGTCGAGAGACCGGCTTCCTTGGCCTTGGTGAGGAATCGGACCGCGTTGTCACGCAGCTTGCCGACACGCTGAGGCTCATCCTTGATGACCTGCAGCGCCGCACCAGCGGCCGCAGCGATCACAGGCGGCAGACCCACGGAATAGACAAAGCCCGGCAGGAGGAAACGCATCCACTCCAGGACTGGCTTCTGGGCGCAGATAAAGCCGCCGCAGGAGACGAAGGTCTTGGACAAGGTGCCGATGATCAGATCGATACGGCTCGGATCCTCACCGAAATGCTCGCAGATGCCGCGACCGGTCTTGCCGAGCACGCCGATGGAATGGGCTTCGTCCACCAAAAGCCAGGACTGGAATTCGTCTTTAAGCTTCAGGATTTCCGGAAGGTTGGCGATGTCGCCATCCATCGAATAGAGGCTTTCCACCACGATCAGGCAGTTGCGATGATTGGCGCGCTGCTCGCTCAAGACGTGGCGCAGATGCTCCATGTCGTTATGGCGGAATTCTACCGAGGTGGCCTTGCAGGAGCCGACGCCCGCCATAATCGAGTTATGGCTGAGCTCGTCATAGATAATCAGGTCGCGCTTGCCGAGCAGGTGCGAAATCGTGGTGAGGTTGGTCAGATAACCCGACACCAGAGTGAGCGCGGATTCGGAGCCGACGAACTCCGCCAGGGCCTTTTCGAAGGTGCCATGAATGAGGCGCTCACCACCCACTAGACGTGAACCCAGCGCACCAACGCCAACGCGGTCCAGCGCTTGATGCGCGGCGTCGCGAATCGCTGCGTGATCCGAAATCCCGAGATAGTCGTAGTTCGCGAAACTGGTGAACGGACCACCGTCACGCTTGGCTTCAGCTTGCAGACGATCCAGCGGCGCGAAGAAGGGGTTGCCATTCTCCAAAACCGAACTTCCGGCCAACCGCGCCCGCCGGACGATATGGCCCGCCAATGAGAAATCAGATGCCATTACGCGTCCCAACCCCAAGTCTGTTCAATATGATAACCCAAGGAAACGAAAGCAAGTCCCGGCCAACCGCCATTTCCTTCTGCGAACCGGTAAAGCGGGCGAAGCCGTCCATAAAGGGGCTCCGGGCGCCGTGTCTCTGCCGATTTCGGAACTGTGACAACTGGCTCAAATGTCCTCGCAGGGTCTCTTTCGAAGATGAACACGGTCTGAGTTAGACTCTCATAAGCGTTAATGTCAGGTCCCAAGGGCGCAGAGTAAGCGGACTTGCGAACCAACCGGTATGGGAGCCTCCCCGAGAACAGTGCACCAAAGTAGTTTCGCGCGTCCACGTCAAGTTGGGTCGCCCGGCCAACCTTTGGCACAATACGCCCCGTCCGGGGAAGCGTTAGATTGGATTCTAGGTAATCGCCGACCCAAAAGCCTGGAACCACCAAATAGCGCGGGTTGCGCGCCGCCACCAGCCCATATGCCTCTTTGATCTCTCTAACATGCGGCAAGGGATTGCGCGACTTCAAAGGCTTAGGCCCAACCCGGGTGAGCTGAACCCCCGCAGGAAAGCGCGGCAAATAAGCGTTCAAGCCATAGATTTCCACCCGATCACCGGCGCGAAAATGTGCCGCCATAAAGCGCTCCGCATCATAGCGCGGATCAGCGAGAAATGCCGCCGATATCCCGGCACAGGCGAAAAGCGCAATCCCAGCCGCCAGCCCCGCGACAGCCTGAACCGCGTGCTGCGTCCATTTTGGGCGTGATTTCAATAGCATCTCTAAGCCCAGCCCGATGTAGACCGCGAGAAAAACCGACTGAGGCAGAAAAAAACGAGGCTCGCTGCGCAGCGCGACGAAATTAAATGTCAGCGTGAAAGAAAGTATCGCGAGGAACGGCAGCAAGGCTGCAGCGCGGCCCTCCTTGCGGCTGACAGCAGAAAAAAGCCCAAACACAGCCAAGGCGGTGGCGAGAAGAGGGTAGTAGCGGCTGCTGAAACGCATCCCATCGCCCAAAAGCGCCAACCAACCAACCGGCCCGGATTGATAGAGCTCATAATCGCGGCTGGCGGGACCGGTGAGAAACGCAATGCGTTCAGCAAAACCGTGCGGGTTGGTGAGCGCGCCATCAATCAACAAAAGCGCGAATAATGCGACCCCACCCCATTTTGCGAGCATCGCAAGAATAGGGCGGGCAAAGCGGCGCGCCCAGGCATCGCTCGCGAACCACAAGGCCAAACCAGCCGGAATGGATAAGAGAAACAGCGCATAGGTTTGGTCTTTGGTCGCCACCGCCGCCATGGCCGAGAGGGCCGCGCCGCGGACCACCGCGAGCTCATGCAACGCCATCAGCCGGATGAAAAAATAAAGGCTGAGCGAAGCCCAGAACAGCGAGGGACCATCAAGGTTGGTGGCGACACCGTAATAGACCAGCGCCGCATTCAGCGCCAAAGCCGCGGAGGCAAAGAGCCCTGCCCGCTTGCCTGCCAGAACTTCCGCGATCTTACCCACCACCACGATGGTGCCGAGGGAAAAAGCGATCGAGAAGAGCCGCGCCACGACCGCGAAATAGGTCATGTACGGCACCTGGGTGATGGTGGCGATCACGTCCTGGGGGTGCAGGCTGGGAGCATGCGCGATGGCATAGATGGCGACCGGCAGGCTCGGCAGCGCAAGCAAGAACATATGCAACGGGGGATAGGTGAAGTGGTGACCAGGGGTATAGGTCTCTGCCAGGCCGGTCAGAAAATTGCGTGGCGCCACGCCGTCATCATCCCAGCCATCGGCACCCGGCAGCCCCCAGAACAGACCCGCGGCCCGCAGAAGCGCTGCGCCTAGAAGAATCCAGAACAGCGGCGAGCGCAGCCAAACGCGCAGGGATTTAGAAAGAGAGATCATGGCGCGACTGCACGGCGGCGCTGCGGCAATTGCTGCCACAGCCAGGGCCCGCCAACCACTACGATATCCTGCAGGCGATCAATCAAGGTCATGATCACCAGCACCGCCGCCACTTTCGGCGCGGAGATGTTCATTAAGCCCGCAGCAGCAACGCCCACGCCGACAAAAATCAGTTCCTTGTTGGGCACCAGCGGCAGGCGGGTGACGAGCAGACGCAAAGCCACGAATTTCAGGCAATCACCAGATGTGGGCAACGCGCCGGAAAGCCACCAGCAGACATATTCGAGCCACATCACCGTCAGCGCACGGACGAAGTGCAAGGCGAAGGTGATCACCATGTCGCGGCGCGAGGTCTGGGTGAGTTTCTTATGGCCGAGAAACAGGGCCACGGCGAAAACCAGCGGCAGCGTGCCGGCCGCGACAATCCACCAAGTCCCGCGTGACACCACCGGAATTTTCACCACCCCCGCAAGGAGCAGAACCAGCAGCATCACCCATAACACGATGAGGCCAGCCGAAGCCGACAAGACACTGGAATCCTTCACCGCGTGCAGCAGCGTGGAATCCTTCACCTTCAAATTCTTCCGTGCCCAGAGGAAGAAATACACCTCGCCCGAATAATCGAGCATGATGGAGTTAAGGCAGCGCTTGCGCAGAAAAATCCATAAGGGCAATTGCCGCCCGACACCCAAGAGATTGCGATAAATGAACAGGTCGGCGATAGGCTGCACAAAAAACGGCACCAGCAGCACCAAATAGAATGGCAGCGATCCCGGCCGGGAACGATAGATGTTCTCCCAGCCCACCTTGGTGAGCCACACCCCCACGATCACCAGAAGCAGCGCCGGCACACCCCAATTGACAACGCGGCGCGCCTGTTTGCCCCAACGCGCATGGGCCGCCACGGCGGCAGCCTTCATAGACTTCGCATGCGCGCCGAATTTGGATGTGAACGCGTTGGACAGAAGAGCCCCCGAAACAACAAGCCCGAATCAGCCGGGCGGGAATGTGCCAAATCGAATGCGTAGCCGCATAGGCGACGCGCCGGGACACTACAATGTCCGCCCCGGCAAGACCAAGCCTGCAAAGGCTCGTTAGAACACTGACAGGATTGCCCGCACAACAGCGCGTGGAACCAGCTTGGACAAGCCCAAAATCATGGAAAATTGCCAAGGAAGGACGATATGCCTGCGCCCTTTCGCCAATCTTCGCGCGATAATTGCTGCCGCCTGATCCGCACTGATCAAGAACGGACGCGGTTCATTAAGCGATTGGCTCATCGGCGTATCGATAAAACCCGGCGCAACAAGCGTTACGGCAACACCGTGGCGGCGAAGCCGCAGTGACAGTGCTTGCGCAAACATCTCAAGCCCCGCCTTAGAGCCTGAATAAAGCGGCGCCATGGGCAAGGGAAATGCGGCAGCTACTGAACCGACGAGAACGATGTGGCCCTTTTTGCGCGCCGCCATGGGCCCGGCGACGACATTGGCGCCGATACAGGGCGCAGTGAAATTCACCCCCGCCATCAGCTCGGCATGGCGCGCATCTTGGCCCACTCGGTCCTTAGGAAGGCTGCCGCCAAGACCGGCATTGAAGATGGCAAGATCCAAAGGATGGGCCGCATCCGCCTCTTCGAGCGCGATCACAAATTTGGAATATTCTGTAACATCAAACGCGCGCGTGACCACAGTCGCGCCGCGCGCGCGACATTCTTCGGCCACAGCGGCGAGGCGATCGCCATCGCGACCCCAGAGATTCAGGATTTTTCCGGGGGCTGCGTAATGGCGGGCAAGCGCCGCACCGATGCCGCTGGAGGCGCCCGTGATGAGAATGGAAGCGAAAGTCATGACCCGAAGCGGTTAACGGTTCCGCGTGTTGTGGTTGACAAAGCCATGGCCCCGACCTCTTGTAAAGCCCGGGTGGACCCCAGAACTGAAATCATCGATCGAATATCACGCGTGAACGCCTTAGAGAAATTCACCTTCAGCGCAAACCACCGCGCGGCCGATGGGCCTTTGCGCGTGGTGATCATTGCGACCTCTTACAATTACATTCGCGACGGCGTGGCGCTGACGCTGAACCGGCTGGTCAGCTATCTCGAGCGTCACGGCGTGGAGGTGCTGATCTTCGCCCCCGTGGCCAAGACTCCCGCTCTCAAACATGCCGGCACGCTGATCCCCGTCCCCTCGATCCCGGCGCCTGGCCGCCCCGAATATCGCTGCGCCGCGCCCTTGCCGAAATCGGCACGCGAGAAGATTGCCGCCTTCAAGCCGCATCTGATGCATATCGCCATGGCGCCCGACCTCCTTGGGTATAGCGCGATCAAGTTAGCCAAGAAGCTCGGTATTCCTTTGGTCGCGTCTTATCACACGCGCTACGAAACCTATCTCAAGCATTATCCCGGCTCGAGCATTATCGAAGGCCTGTTGAAGTCCTATCTGAAATTCGCCTATGGCTCGGCGCAGGAAGTCTATGTGCCCAGCCCCTCCATGGTGGATATTCTGCGGGCGGACGGTTTGCGCGATAATTTCAAGCTCTGGCCGCGCGGCGTCGATACAGACCTGTTCCATCCGAACAAGCGCAATAGCGGCTTCCGTGAACGCCATGGCTTTGGGACTGACGATTTCGTCGTCAGCTTCGTCTCCCGGCTTGTGCGCGAGAAGGAACTCGACAGCGTAATCGCCACAGCCAAGGCGCTGGAAGAAAAAGCGGTCCCCCATGAGATGCTGATCGTCGGCGACGGACCTGATCGCGAGATGATGCAAAGCGCGCTGCCGAACGCCATCTTCACCGGCCAGCTCCATGGCGAAGCCCTGGCGGAAGCCTATGCGGCGGGCGATGCCTTCCTTTTCCCGAGCGAGACAGAAACCTTTGGCAATGTCACGCTGGAAGCCATGGCCTCGGGCCTGCCTGCCCTTTGCGCCGATGCCAGCGGCAGCCGCTCGCTGGTACTTGATGGCGAAACGGGCTATCTCGTTGCGCCGCGCGACGTTGAAGGTTTCGCGGACCGGCTTGGCGGGCTTGCCGCCGACACTTCGCTGCGCACAAAAATGGGACGGGCTGCGCGCGCAAGAGCACAGAATTTTTCCTGGGATGATTGCATGGGACGTATGCTGAGCTATTACCAGGCGATTGCCGGTGAGAGGCAGGCATGAAAATCGTCGACATCTCCGAATTCTACTCCCCAACCGGGGGCGGCGTGCGCCAGTATGTCGATCAGAAATTCGCCGCAGCTTCGCGCCATGGCCATAGCCTTTCGGTGATCGCTCCGGGCACGGAAGATCGCATCGAAACGCGCGCAGGCGGCAAGATCATCTGGATCAAGACCCCGCAGCTTCCGCTCGATCCCAATTACCGCATGTTCTGGGGCAAGGAGGCGGTGTTCGCCGCCATCGACGCGGAAAAGCCCGACATCCTGGAAGGCTCCTCGCCCTGGCGCGGCGGCTGGCTGGCGGCCAAATGGCCCGGCAATGCGGTGAAGATGCTGTTCATGCATGCTGACCCGGTGGCGGTCTATCCCCAAACGCTTTTGGCCGGAAAGCTCAGCCCGAAGAACATCGACATGCTGTTCGGCTGGTATTGGGCTTATTTGCGCAATCTCAACAGCCATTTCGATGGCTGCGTGGTGGCGGGTTCCTGGCTCGCCAAACGCTTCCAGCGCTACGGCCTGAAGAACCTGCATGTGGCTCCGTTTGGCGTGGAGACCAGCCGCTTTCATCCAGGCCTGCGCGATGAGGCCTTGCGCACCGAGATGCTGGCACAATGTGGCCTTGGCCCTGACGCCGCGCTGGTGCTGAATGTTGGCCGCCATCACCCCGAGAAGCGCGTTCCCACCCTGATCGAGATCGTGAAGCTGGCGCAAAAGGACCACAAAATCGGGTTCTTCGTGGTCGGCGACGGCTTCATTCACAACACGATCAAAGCAAAGGCCGATACGGTACCGAATGTGCATCTGGCCGGCTGGGTGAAGGATCGAGAGCTTGTCGCCCGCATGCTGGCCAGCGCAGATGTCATCCTGCATGGCTCCAGCGCGGAGACCTATGGTTTTGCGGTGGCCGAAGGGTTGTGCTGCGGCACGCCGGTGGTGGTGCCCGATAGCGGCGGCGCTGCTGATCTTGCCGCGCCTGCCTATGCCGAAACCTATACGCCGGGCGAAGCCGAAGATGGCGCACGGGCGCTTTCAAAAATTCTGATCCGAGACCGTGCTGTGCTCTCGCGCGCGGCAGTGACTGCCGCCCAGGAGCGGATCGGTGATTTGGATGGCCATTTCGACAAGCTGTTTGCCCTGTTCGAAAGCCAGCTCACCAAACCTATTCGCCTGCGTGAACCCGTGATTTGCGAGGATGCGTATGTTTCCCCGGAACATGTTTAAGTCTCTTGCGCTCGCCCTTCTTCTCGCCGTGCCCGCGATGGCCGCGACCAGCAAAAGCGAGGTCAAGGAACTCGACAAGATTCCGCGGCTGCATCCCGAATATCCCCTGCCCGCAGAGCCGAATCAGGTTTTCTACATCGAGCGCTCATCCAACTCGAACACGGTGATTTATGCTGCCAATCTCGACAAGGACGGCAAGCTTCAGAAGGATGAGCCGATCACCGCTTTCTGGCGCTGGTACAATGTCGATGGGCACAAGAAATCGCTGAACTTCGTCGAGCGCATGATGGCCTATGGAATCAAATCGGTGAAGCATGATGGGCCGAACGGCAGCTATAGCTTCAAGGTAGCCGCCATGCCCGAGCGCACGCTCTATATCGGGCTCGATGCCAAGGGGACGCCGGAAGTGTTCACCAAATTCGGCAATCGCTGGGCGACGATTTCCTATATCTACCTGGAAGTCGTCGATAAGGGCCTGATGCCCGATGTGCCCTCACTAGACCTTTTCGGCATCGATCGCGAAAACGGTAAGGCCTTGCACGAGCACATCACCCGGCAGTGATCCGTTTGCGCTGGCGCTCGCAGACATAGAGCACAATACCCGTCGCGGTGAACAAGATCACCGGCACGGTGAAGCCTGCAAAGAGCGGCGGGATGAAGCCGTTCTGGCCCATGATCAGGCAAGCCTTGATGGCGAAATGGGCCATATAGCCACCGAAGACAATACCGATGAGCTGCGGCGCCGAAGTGCCATAAGCGAGGAACAGCATCGCCAGGGAGGCCGCAAGCAAGGCCATGCCCATGGGCAATAGCGCCCCCGCCAAGACCACATAAAGCCGTGTTTCGTATTGGCCATGCGCATCCGGCACTGCATCGGAGGCCGCAAGCTTGGCCAGGACCGGCAGCGGGATATATTGCGGCACCAGATTGTACCAGCTGAGCCATAACGGATCGAGATTGAGCGCGACGACGCGCTCATCGAATGGCTGCATCACCTGACGCCCGGAAATACCAAAACGCGGTCCGCCATTGCTGCCG encodes:
- a CDS encoding DUF4833 domain-containing protein, whose amino-acid sequence is MFKSLALALLLAVPAMAATSKSEVKELDKIPRLHPEYPLPAEPNQVFYIERSSNSNTVIYAANLDKDGKLQKDEPITAFWRWYNVDGHKKSLNFVERMMAYGIKSVKHDGPNGSYSFKVAAMPERTLYIGLDAKGTPEVFTKFGNRWATISYIYLEVVDKGLMPDVPSLDLFGIDRENGKALHEHITRQ
- a CDS encoding glycosyltransferase, producing MKIVDISEFYSPTGGGVRQYVDQKFAAASRHGHSLSVIAPGTEDRIETRAGGKIIWIKTPQLPLDPNYRMFWGKEAVFAAIDAEKPDILEGSSPWRGGWLAAKWPGNAVKMLFMHADPVAVYPQTLLAGKLSPKNIDMLFGWYWAYLRNLNSHFDGCVVAGSWLAKRFQRYGLKNLHVAPFGVETSRFHPGLRDEALRTEMLAQCGLGPDAALVLNVGRHHPEKRVPTLIEIVKLAQKDHKIGFFVVGDGFIHNTIKAKADTVPNVHLAGWVKDRELVARMLASADVILHGSSAETYGFAVAEGLCCGTPVVVPDSGGAADLAAPAYAETYTPGEAEDGARALSKILIRDRAVLSRAAVTAAQERIGDLDGHFDKLFALFESQLTKPIRLREPVICEDAYVSPEHV
- a CDS encoding SDR family NAD(P)-dependent oxidoreductase; its protein translation is MTFASILITGASSGIGAALARHYAAPGKILNLWGRDGDRLAAVAEECRARGATVVTRAFDVTEYSKFVIALEEADAAHPLDLAIFNAGLGGSLPKDRVGQDARHAELMAGVNFTAPCIGANVVAGPMAARKKGHIVLVGSVAAAFPLPMAPLYSGSKAGLEMFAQALSLRLRRHGVAVTLVAPGFIDTPMSQSLNEPRPFLISADQAAAIIARRLAKGRRHIVLPWQFSMILGLSKLVPRAVVRAILSVF
- a CDS encoding aminotransferase class I/II-fold pyridoxal phosphate-dependent enzyme translates to MASDFSLAGHIVRRARLAGSSVLENGNPFFAPLDRLQAEAKRDGGPFTSFANYDYLGISDHAAIRDAAHQALDRVGVGALGSRLVGGERLIHGTFEKALAEFVGSESALTLVSGYLTNLTTISHLLGKRDLIIYDELSHNSIMAGVGSCKATSVEFRHNDMEHLRHVLSEQRANHRNCLIVVESLYSMDGDIANLPEILKLKDEFQSWLLVDEAHSIGVLGKTGRGICEHFGEDPSRIDLIIGTLSKTFVSCGGFICAQKPVLEWMRFLLPGFVYSVGLPPVIAAAAGAALQVIKDEPQRVGKLRDNAVRFLTKAKEAGLSTGPAEGYAIVPIHFPDMKTTMMASDHLLKNGIYAPPIVQVGVPKGLPRIRFFISARHSFEEIDRTVETLRSFSASLSKSPAPELA
- a CDS encoding glycosyltransferase, whose product is MNALEKFTFSANHRAADGPLRVVIIATSYNYIRDGVALTLNRLVSYLERHGVEVLIFAPVAKTPALKHAGTLIPVPSIPAPGRPEYRCAAPLPKSAREKIAAFKPHLMHIAMAPDLLGYSAIKLAKKLGIPLVASYHTRYETYLKHYPGSSIIEGLLKSYLKFAYGSAQEVYVPSPSMVDILRADGLRDNFKLWPRGVDTDLFHPNKRNSGFRERHGFGTDDFVVSFVSRLVREKELDSVIATAKALEEKAVPHEMLIVGDGPDREMMQSALPNAIFTGQLHGEALAEAYAAGDAFLFPSETETFGNVTLEAMASGLPALCADASGSRSLVLDGETGYLVAPRDVEGFADRLGGLAADTSLRTKMGRAARARAQNFSWDDCMGRMLSYYQAIAGERQA